A genomic stretch from Anabrus simplex isolate iqAnaSimp1 chromosome 2, ASM4041472v1, whole genome shotgun sequence includes:
- the LOC136864933 gene encoding uncharacterized protein: MGKHESGKHQKEGGAKTQGAVPPASGPAQVQTLVPAGTPPVSIPGTKVPSNTFSVVKPTLGMEVVPPSLPPPVVVGSVTSLESPSSGEEHSNASMFTADGSVSESCFSESDSMRQQVLTVATNLTVNVAASDRTASRSPSASPASSCAGTKTPNNGSIPPCNVPTTPTPPPSSGEATELEQRAVSPSS, encoded by the coding sequence ATGGGGAAACACGAGAGCGGTAAGCACCAGAAGGAGGGTGGAGCCAAGACTCAAGGCGCAGTGCCTCCTGCCAGTGGACCCGCACAAGTGCAGACTCTCGTACCTGCTGGAACTCCACCAGTGTCCATACCGGGAACGAAAGTCCCTAGCAATACCTTCAGTGTTGTGAAGCCGACTCTTGGGATGGAAGTCGTGCCTCCTTCGCTCCCACCACCTGTGGTCGTGGGCTCAGTCACGTCGCTGGAGTCTCCGAGCAGTGGCGAGGAACATTCGAACGCTTCCATGTTCACGGCAGATGGCTCGGTGTCGGAGAGCTGCTTCTCGGAGTCCGACTCTATGCGTCAGCAAGTGTTGACAGTTGCCACGAATCTGACGGTGAATGTGGCTGCGAGTGACAGGACAGCCAGCCGTTCACCCAGCGCGTCGCCTGCTTCCTCGTGCGCGGGCACAAAGACCCCCAACAATGGCAGCATCCCCCCGTGCAACGTGCCCACGACGCCTACGCCGCCGCCATCGTCTGGTGAGGCTACGGAGTTGGAACAGCGAGCAGTGTCACCGTCCAGCTAA